The genomic interval GTGAAGACTCATAGCTTTAAAGTTAGGCTTCGGTGACATCATATCTCCATTGTCCTTGTTCAAAAATAGTAATTTCAATTGTTCCTAATTCTCCAGCAATAATAAATACTTCTTTCCTTGTCTCATCAAACCGTATTAATTGAATGAGTTGATAACAATTGGAGAGAATTTGGCAGAGAATTAAACATTTTAGTAGTTGTGATTCGGTTGGCATTATTATAGTTTGATTTTATCTTTTCTTTCTCTGATTGACCATATTATCGACATAATGTTATCCTCAATCAATAATTGGCGATCGCCCTATAGCAATCTATTAGGGCTATGAGCGGCATTCTGGGCAAATAGTATAAAAAGTTACATTTTTGTTCTCTAGGGCGCTGATGAAAAGCGCCCCTACAATCCCTCTAACCAATAAGTAAAACTTATCACTACAAATACGGGAGATCTAAGTTCACGCGCCAATCGCTTCTTTAGCTGCGTACATTACTTCTAGGGTAATCTCAGTTAAGGAGCGATCGCGGGCAAATTTTTCGGTATTGCGTTTAACTTTACCTCTGACAAAACCTGGGACTTTGTTTAATTCTGCTTGCGCTTCTTTACTCCAGGTTAAATCAGAATCTGCTGAGATACCTTTATGAATGACTTCTTTAGTATCATGTCCCCCAAAGATTTCTAAGAGATGATCCTCCATCCCCAAGGTAAAGGAATTATAAACTAAATCAGCGATTTGATTTGTGCCTTCATAACCCAAAAAGGGTTTATAACCTAGAGTAAAGTTTTGGATATGAATAGGTGCGGCAATTACTCCACAGGGAATATTTAAGCGTTTCCCTACGTGACGCTCCATCTGTGTACCAAAAATCGCCGCGGGTTCAAGTTGTGCAATTTGATCACCGATTTCCCCATTGTCATCACTAATTAAGACGCGATCGCAATAATCCTCTACTTGTGCTCTAAACCAATCCCCATCGTATTTACAATAAGTTCCCGCTAATACTACGTGAATGCCCATTTCTTTAGCTAGAATCTTAGTCATCGCTGCAGCGTGGGTATTATCCCCAAAGACAACGGCTTTTTTACCCGTGAGATTTTGACAGTCAATGGAGCGAGAAAACCAAACCGCACCCGAGAGGTGTAAAGTTTGTTCTTCTAGATAAGACTCATAATTTACCTCTGCTCCCTGTGCGTTTAAAACCTTTTGGATTTGTCTGATACAGCGCGCGGTTTCTATTACTCCCATGGGGCTAATATCTACAAAAGGCATGTTATGCTGTTCAAAGAGATAATTAGCTGTACCTAAACCAATTTCCCGATAGGGAACTAAATTAAACCAAGCTTTAACTAAGTTTTTCAGATTATTAACCTTTGCTCCTTGAGGAATAATCGCGTTAACTTCGATACCTAAATCAGCCATGAGGCGTTTTAACTCGGTACAATCGTGCTGATTATGAAAACCTAGGGTAGTTAAACCAATAATATTTACAGAGGGTTTAGCTGTCTTCTCCGTGGGGAGTTCACCTTTTTTCTGGGCTTTTTCTACATAAAATTTAACAATTTGCGCTAAAGTGCGATCGGCAGCTTGTAACTCATTAAAACGGTAGTGATTGACATCAGCGAGCATCACATCACCTTTAGCGTCGATTTGAGCGCGTTCAACAAAATTAGCTAAATCCTCTTGCAGGATACTAGATGTGCAGGTAGGAGTCAAGAGGATTAAATCTGGATGCTCTTCACCATCTTTACGGACAATATTATCTACTACTCTTTCTTGAGAACCACGGGCGAGGACGTTGCGATCTACTATACTAGCTGTTACGGGGGTAAAATCTTTTTCTCGCTCTAACATTGAGCGCATAACGTTAAAGTAATCATCTCCTAGGGGAGCGTGCATAATCGCGTGTACATTTTGAAAAGAACTAGCGATACGTAGAGTACCAATGTGTGCAGGACCTGCATACATCCAGTAAGCTAATTTCATGAATCATTTCTCCCTGTTGTTATCTGTTTTTTATTTTGTCAAACAACCGAGTTATTTACGATTAATATTTACGAAACTAAATAATTATCAAATAAATCTTAACAAAGATTATTTTTTCAAGCCAATAATAATAAATTTAACCGCAGGATTAGGTATTAATACCTCTAATTCATCTAGTTTATCCTCTACTTTGAGTTGATGGAATTTACTTAAAAACTCTTGATTACCTTGCAATAAGCTAATTACTTTTGTGGCTACTTTCACGTGACGAGTCGGAGATTCAGGTAAATCAACCGAGACTTTTTCAATTAACTCAGCTATAGTAATAGCGGTTTTTTCAAGAATAGTATTATCTTGTTTAACTTCTTGATAATTTAACTCTGATAACTGGTCAAAAACCTCTAAAGATTTTGACTCAATCCCTGTTGGTTCAGTTGTTACAGAAATAAAATCTTTTTGCAGAATATTAACTAATTCTCCTGGTTCTAAATTTCCAGTTTCAGGGAATCGATTGAGTTTATTAGGAGCAAAATAAATATAATTGCAAGTTAAATTTTTTAACAATATACCTTGATTAATCGAGCAATTGTCTAGACAACTAGCGGTTAAAATAGCTTCATTAAAATTACTATCTTCAAGGTTAGCTTGAATCAATAATGCACCACTTAAATTAGCTCCTTCTAGGATAGCTTGACTGAGATTAGCTTGAGTAAAGTTAGCGTTGCGTAAATCTGCTTCTGCTAAATTAGCTCCTGAAAGATTAGCTTTAGTCAGATTAGCTCCACGTAAATCAGACTTAGTCAGATTAGCTTGTGCTAAATTTGCTCCTTGTAGGTTGGCATCCCAAAGAGTGACTTGAGCCAAATCTAGTTGTCTTAAATCAGCGTTACTCAAATCTACAGGAATGAGAGAATTATTCTTTCTCCAATCATTCCATTGTTTTACCCCTTGTTTGATCAGAGATAGTTGTTCTGTTGATGGCATTTTTATTGCTTTTAAGCGCTCTTATTCTCTAATAAATCAGAAGGCCTATCTCCTCTAGCTCTAGCTAGAGGAAGATTAAGGTTATTATCTAGTTAAGGTAATTATTCCCAGATTTGACAGCTTAAGTCCCCAGATTTTTGGGAAAGTTTAATGTTTTCACCGTAATCAACGGGACAATCGATGACTGCGGGTACATCTTGAGCTAAAGCCATTTTGAGGGTAGGGATTAAATCCTCGGCTGATTCGACACGATAACCTTTTAAACCCATACTTTCAGCGAATTTGACGAAATCAGGGTTACTAAAATCGATAAAATTAGTCTCACCAAATTGAGTGAATTGTTTCCAACCGATTAAACCATAGCCATTATCGTTGAAAATAAGGGTAACAAAGGGAGTACCGATTCTCAAAGCGGTTTCTAACTCTTGACAATTCATCATGAAACCACCATCACCAGTGACAGCGACTACTTTTTGTTCAGGACGTACTAATTTAGCGGCGATCGCTCCTGGAATAGCGATACCCATAGCAGCAAACCCATTAGAAATGATACAGGTATTAGGACAATCACAGTGATAATGACGAGCCATCCACATTTTATGTGCTCCCACATCGGAGATAACCACGTCTTCAGGTCCCATTACTTGCCTCAAATCGTAGATAATTTTTTGAGGTTTAATAGGAAAACCCGTATCCTCGGCGTATTGTTCGTAATCCTGACGAATTTCAGGACGTAAGCTAGCGGCAAAAGGTGTTTTCATTCCCGTGCGATCGGCACGTTTAAGAATTTCTTTGAGAGAGTCAGAGATATCCCCAACTACTTCTACTAGAGGTATATAGCTGCTATCGATTTCAGCGTGATTGATACCGATATGAATAATCGGAATATCACCTTGAGGATTCCATTTTTTCGGTGAATACTCGATCAAATCATAGCCAATAGCGATGATCAGATCGCTTTGTTCAAAAGCACAATTGATATGGTCTCTTTGTTGTAAACCTACAGTCCACAGAGCTAAAGGATGAGTATAGGGAATAGCACCTTTACCCATAAAACTATTAGCCACTGGTATATTCAATTGTGTAGCAAAATCTGTCAGCACTTCTGAAGCTCCTGCGCGAATTGCGCCATTTCCTGCTAGGATGATAGGGTTTTTAGCTTTAGAAATAGCTACAGCTGCTTGATTAGTACTGCGGAAAGAAGCGTAAGTTTTTTCCCGACTATCTTGACTCAAGGGTTGACCAACAACAGGCATAGCTGCTATATTTTCTGGTAAATCTATGTGGACTGCTCCTGGTTTTTCCGATTGAGCCACTTTAAATGCTTTACGAATAATTTCAGAAGTATTGCTTGGTCTAACGATTTGTTTATTCCATTTGGTCACAGGAGCAAACATTGCCACCAAGTCCAAATATTGGTGAGATTCGATGTGCATCCTATCTGTGCCCACCTGTCCTGTAATCGCTACTAGTGGAGCACCATCTAGATTAGCGTCGGCTACTCCTGTCATTAAATTAGTAGCCCCAGGACCTAGGGTGGATAAACAGACTCCCGCTTTTCCTGTCAAACGTCCATAGACATCAGCCATAAAAGCGGCCCCTTGTTCATGACGTACTGTGATAAACTGAATTGACGAATGCTTCAAGGCTTGTAGAATATGTAAATTTTCCTCTCCAGGAAGTCCAAAGACATATTCTACTCCTTCATTTTCCAAACATTGTACTAGTAATTCAGCCGTATTTAGTTCCCCCATGGCATTGTCCCCTTGAGATGTGTTTTTTATTACCCTTACTCTAGGTTATTACTATCTGGCTGAATACTGCAATAGTATTAGAAATTAATTTTTTTAAAGTGCTTGCATAATTTTTTAATTTGTGCTTTAATAAATAATTGTGATTCTAAGGGGGCGTGGCGGAATGGTAGACGCTACGGACTTAAAAGAATTGAGCCTTGATGGAGAAATCCCTCAAGTGTAAGCTCTCAAACTCAGGGAAACCTAAATCTGTTAAGCAGACATGGCAATCCTGAGCCAAGCCCAAACAACCTTTAAACGGCTATTTGGGAAGGTGCAGAGACTCGACGGGAGCTACCCTAACAGGTAAGGCTGAGGGTAAAGGGAGAGTCCAATTCTCAAAGGTTAACGATTGTTAACAGTAACGAAAGTTACGGGAGAATGAAAATCCGTTGACCGTAAAAGGTCGTGAGGGTTCAAGTCCCTCTGCCCCCATTCTACTTTAAATCTCAGCTACGGCTCTTTCGATGAGACGGCGTGCGAGAGTTTGTACTCCCGTATGGTAATAATATTTAACCGTCATATCCAAGAAAGCGCCGAGATAGTCTAATTTATCCTTAGAAACCTCGATAAAGCTAGTCAGATTGTCAGCTAAGCCCTTTTGGGTAATATTATTATCAGAAACTAGATTATTCATCCAACCTTGGGTAGCTTCAAAACTCTCGGTCATAAAGCCAAGTTGCTCTGAGGTATTTTTGCCAGGAATTAAATCTTTTACCCCTTTGAAGGTTTGGTTACCCTCTAAATCAGAAGGTTTCATCCCCTTAATCATACTTAATCCTTTGAGAGCAAAATCAGGACCTAAAGGGATAACACCGTCAAAACAAACCAAAGCTGCCATCCGCATAAAAGATTCACCACTATAACTAGTCAAAGCGGCGATAAAATCACCCAAGCTATCACCAGGAATACCATTGATTTGACAAAAAGCCACAACCTCGGTCACTAATTTAACCGATAGGTCGATAGTTTGAGCTTGTTCAGGTTTAGGGGATAAATGTTTTAAGAACCCTAAAAAAGTATCTTGTCCAATACGATTAGCTAAAGCTGCACTCCCTAACAAACCAGAAGCATTATCTACGGTTTCATAGAGCCATAGAGCGCGTTGATAACCTTGAGACTTATCATTAAATAGGGTTACTGCTCTTTCTCCGATTTGTTGAATTAAATCTTCGTCGGTTTCTCCTGTTACTGTACGAATAGTGTTATCAAAGCCTACTAGATTATCCCATTTACCAGGGACAACTTTATCTAGAGACTTAAGGGCCATTACGGTTAAACCTCCAGTGGGGAGGTCATCGACGATTTTAAAGACTGGTTTACTCATAATTTACTCCTTAAGTTTAGGTTAAAGCTAGAGAAGGGATACTAGGTGCGATAGCTATTGGTGTTCCCACAGGAAGTAAGAAAGCTTGTAATCTAGCTAAACCTCTCAGGTCAAATTTTTCTAACCATTCAACCCTATCTTCACGGGTAAAAGAAGGATCACGAGATAACACCTTAACTTGATAACGACCATTAACTAAGACAGCAGTAGCGTTAGCACCTTGATCTACAGCAGGGAACCCACCTATTTTAGTGGTGCTAGCATTAAACTTGTCCGCCGCAGAAGGATTGCTAATCGTATCATTAATCGCTAACATCGCTACGTTTTTACCGTCTTTATCGACTTTATACTCAGCAAAACCTTTCTTTTCTTGAGCGGGAATTACTCTAAAACCATCAGCAGATTTCGGGAAAAACTTATTAAAGGTGCTACCTTGTTCAGCTTCACTAGAAACCGCGGGGGTAGCGTCTCTACCTGTAGTTTCTCTTTGGACTTGGTCGTAACGAGAGGGTTCTTCTGCACAAGCGTTGAGGAATAAAATCAAACTCAAACACAGTGGAATTAATAACTTTTGCCAAGAAAACTTGACCATCTTTTTCTCCTTCGGCTAAAAAAAACTTACCTATAACCCTAAAATATTCTTAGGGATATCTGTAAAAAAGTACACAAAAATTTAAGCTACATCTGCTAGGGGAGAAAAACGAAAATAGCGATCGCCCCCTAATTCAACAACTACTTTTAAACGAGGCTCACTTTTAGCCAAGTTAATCAGATATTGTTTTTCCGCGCGAGAGAGGACAAAACCCTCAATAATCCAGAGCACTATTCCTTTATACTTAGGGGGAAGACAACTAAGCTGATAACTGGCGATACCTGGTACATAATTAATAGGTCCTACTGCTGCTTCCTGACCGATATTTTTTTTACCTAGGTGAGCAGGACGTACTCCATGAACATCGGTTAAATAAGCACTCAAATCACCAAGACCTCTAGCGGTGATCTGGATACTTCTATAACCTGCACTGCGTAAACGTCGTTGATAACGTCCTTCAAATCCTCCCTCTAAAGGAGCATAAACCCCTAGAGCGCCGTTTTTTTCTAAAGTACGAATAAATGATTTACCTGTGATTAGTAGTGTCATGTGTTTAGATTTAAGTTAACTTCTTACTTCGATGACTGTACCATTAAAGTTATAAGTACGACCATCTAGTTCAATACTTGTACCTATTCTGACTTTTTGTTTACCTAAAATTGCTCCCTCGTTATTAACCTGACCTTCCCCTGCGATCGTAATTAATAAGTCTCTAA from Gloeocapsa sp. DLM2.Bin57 carries:
- a CDS encoding ferredoxin:protochlorophyllide reductase (ATP-dependent) subunit B, producing the protein MKLAYWMYAGPAHIGTLRIASSFQNVHAIMHAPLGDDYFNVMRSMLEREKDFTPVTASIVDRNVLARGSQERVVDNIVRKDGEEHPDLILLTPTCTSSILQEDLANFVERAQIDAKGDVMLADVNHYRFNELQAADRTLAQIVKFYVEKAQKKGELPTEKTAKPSVNIIGLTTLGFHNQHDCTELKRLMADLGIEVNAIIPQGAKVNNLKNLVKAWFNLVPYREIGLGTANYLFEQHNMPFVDISPMGVIETARCIRQIQKVLNAQGAEVNYESYLEEQTLHLSGAVWFSRSIDCQNLTGKKAVVFGDNTHAAAMTKILAKEMGIHVVLAGTYCKYDGDWFRAQVEDYCDRVLISDDNGEIGDQIAQLEPAAIFGTQMERHVGKRLNIPCGVIAAPIHIQNFTLGYKPFLGYEGTNQIADLVYNSFTLGMEDHLLEIFGGHDTKEVIHKGISADSDLTWSKEAQAELNKVPGFVRGKVKRNTEKFARDRSLTEITLEVMYAAKEAIGA
- a CDS encoding pentapeptide repeat-containing protein; its protein translation is MPSTEQLSLIKQGVKQWNDWRKNNSLIPVDLSNADLRQLDLAQVTLWDANLQGANLAQANLTKSDLRGANLTKANLSGANLAEADLRNANFTQANLSQAILEGANLSGALLIQANLEDSNFNEAILTASCLDNCSINQGILLKNLTCNYIYFAPNKLNRFPETGNLEPGELVNILQKDFISVTTEPTGIESKSLEVFDQLSELNYQEVKQDNTILEKTAITIAELIEKVSVDLPESPTRHVKVATKVISLLQGNQEFLSKFHQLKVEDKLDELEVLIPNPAVKFIIIGLKK
- a CDS encoding acetolactate synthase large subunit, which translates into the protein MGELNTAELLVQCLENEGVEYVFGLPGEENLHILQALKHSSIQFITVRHEQGAAFMADVYGRLTGKAGVCLSTLGPGATNLMTGVADANLDGAPLVAITGQVGTDRMHIESHQYLDLVAMFAPVTKWNKQIVRPSNTSEIIRKAFKVAQSEKPGAVHIDLPENIAAMPVVGQPLSQDSREKTYASFRSTNQAAVAISKAKNPIILAGNGAIRAGASEVLTDFATQLNIPVANSFMGKGAIPYTHPLALWTVGLQQRDHINCAFEQSDLIIAIGYDLIEYSPKKWNPQGDIPIIHIGINHAEIDSSYIPLVEVVGDISDSLKEILKRADRTGMKTPFAASLRPEIRQDYEQYAEDTGFPIKPQKIIYDLRQVMGPEDVVISDVGAHKMWMARHYHCDCPNTCIISNGFAAMGIAIPGAIAAKLVRPEQKVVAVTGDGGFMMNCQELETALRIGTPFVTLIFNDNGYGLIGWKQFTQFGETNFIDFSNPDFVKFAESMGLKGYRVESAEDLIPTLKMALAQDVPAVIDCPVDYGENIKLSQKSGDLSCQIWE
- a CDS encoding NAD(P)H-quinone oxidoreductase, which translates into the protein MTLLITGKSFIRTLEKNGALGVYAPLEGGFEGRYQRRLRSAGYRSIQITARGLGDLSAYLTDVHGVRPAHLGKKNIGQEAAVGPINYVPGIASYQLSCLPPKYKGIVLWIIEGFVLSRAEKQYLINLAKSEPRLKVVVELGGDRYFRFSPLADVA